The genomic stretch TCCAAATGCGCCGGTATTGCGGTACGGCCCAAGTCCGGTGACTAACCAAACGGTCGCTGAAGCTTGGTCGCGAGAGTTGTGGCGAGCTGTGGCCTGAAGCTTGGTCGCAGCACTCTCGTCATTGCACCTTGCTTTTGGCGTGTGTTTTGAGATGTTTTATAATTGTTTGTTGAGGATAAGTTTTAGAGTTTTTCTCAACCAAACCGTAACCTCTTCGTCAGTCCGGAGTTAGCTCAACATCAAGAAATGAGAAGGCAAAACAATAGCATGGGTAACTATAATATTATCGATCCTAGAAAATTAGAAAACTGGGGCATCGACGAAAACGATTTAGCATTATGGCTTTGGCCAGCCCTTTGCTAATGTATGGGGAAGCCAGAGCCGGTAAACCCAAACAAATTGGCTTTATCTAAGGATGGGGATGGTGTTTCAAATGAGTATATGTGGTTCTTCTCTAGTCTAACTTATAATGAACTAAATAAACAATTTTTTCTCCAATTTGTTCATTTAGTTCATTAAATTATACTAGTGAATAACTGCGGGTATTCATTTGTAGCACCGTCCCATCCCTAGCTTTATCGGGTCCTAGTTCATTTGTAGTTCCGAATGGCTCTGTGGCCAGGCAACTTGTGAACTCCATTATAAGCGGCGCCTCGTTCGTTCGGGGGAGGTGTCGTCATGGTTAGCATGTCGACAACACAGACGGACTGAAAACACCATGATGCATccaagtaaaaaaaaaattaacagTTTCAAGTTACATCCCAATCCATCCATGTGCAGAGGAATTACATTTATACACGGTGCTCATCACTGCTGAAGTGAAACAAGGACCCCATCACCTACATAACCACGCATGCCGCCGACGCAGAGAGGAGGATCGCATGCATCGCAGCATcggagctatatatatatatatatggatcttTATTAATCAACTTCTACTTGAAGTAGTAGGGGAGGTCGAGCACGTAGAGGAGGAAGTAAGCCCAGAGCACGCCGGAGATGCCGCCGAAGAAGAACCCTCCGGTGAACTTAGACCATCCGTCGGCGGTCTGCAGCTTGTCGgcctccttcttcctccccgtaAGCGTGAGCGTGGGCGCCGTGGAGGGTTCCCCCTCGTTGAAGGACGCGACGCCGTACATGGTGAGGCAGACGCTGAGGATGGCGACGAGCCCCGCGGCGCCGAGCGCGCCCGCCTGTCCGTGCACGGGCGTGTTGCGGAGCGGGCCCGTGAGCGCGAACGGCCCCACGAGGAGGTAGCCGTGCGCCAGCCCCACCTCGATGCCCCGCAGCAGCGGGCTCACGGCCGTGCGGTACGCCGGCAGGTTGGAGAGGTACCACGCCACCAGCGGGCTCGAGGTCACCGGCGTCTCCAGGCTGCCGATGAACGGGTCGCCGTTGATCGGCTGCACCACCTGGTACGtcgcctgcatatatacatgcacACGAAATCGAGTAGtaagcagctagctagctagaattCTTACGAAATGGATCGATGACACAATAATTCGCGCGTTCGATCTGCTGCTAGCTTGTCTACTGATCGACTGATGACTGACGGTACCTTCTCGGGCTGGATGGCCTTGACGGTGAACCGGGGACGCCTGGTGGTGGTGAGGGCAGCGCCGGACAAGCCCCTCGGCTTGGAGTGCAGCTGCAGGCTGCTCTTCATCACCTGGCTCGCCATGGGAGCGTAAGCTGTAGCCATGGTCTCGACCTAGCTAGTGGTGTCGATCTCACTCACACTCGCACACGCACGGGATCGGCTCTGCTGCTGCCCTGCAAAATGGTAGCGGAGAGGGGTCGTCTCCTTGTGATCTTTAGGAGAAAATCCGTGGCGCGCGCGTGTGGATGGATGGGGCCTGCAGGCGTGATATGGCTCAGGACTGTGTGGCGTTCGCTGGGTTGCGAGAGTGAGCGAACCCTATCCCCTTATCCGATCCGAACGAATGCGTGCGTGGACAACACCTCCCTCCCTCCACTCCACTCGCGTCCCGCCATGTGGAAACAGAATCTGCAGTGGCAGTGGGAGTGGATCGTTCCCCTGCATACTGAGTGGATCGTTCCCCTGCATGGGACTTCCTTATCAAATATACATGCAGACTGTGTATATAAACCCAGCCAAAGAGCCACCGGCCGCTAGTGTTGGTTGAAGTGCAGTTGTAGACGATGACGCCGGTcacacacacacgcacgcaGCGACACACTATAGCAACAGCAACATAGATGTGAACCGTCTAAATTTGGTTaaccccctgctaaagtttaggtgctaaattttagtcactctACTAAGGTGCCAAATAAACTGACTAAAAAAGAACGAAAGTAGTTTAGTCTCGTTAGTACCTCAAGAGTGACTAAAATAGGTTAAAGTGCTAAGTGGACAGGGGCTGCTTTCTCATTATTGCCAATCCCTTACCCTGACTTATACATTCATTAGGGGCGGTTTGGTCTTTGTTGAACTGTTTTAATAGTCTAGTCTTTAGTCACTGTTAGTCATTAGAACCAAATAGGGATGGCTAAAGTTTAGTTATTGGTTTTAgtaactaaattttagtcatgAGAATCCAAACAAACCCTAATTCATCTAAACCAAGCTATCAACAACTGACTTATCCAATTTGAGCAAATGAACCCCAATagtatctgatatgtatcctgaACATACATACTAAGAGGGAGTGGGTTTAAAACTTTTAATTAAAAGTCTTGATTTAACTCCTCAAATTGAATTTTATAAGCTTGTGGACCATGTATATGATATCTACATATAGAAAGTTAGGGTGGCATCAAAGTTAAAGTGTTATTAGTTGAGCTTAACTATCCTACCATGTTCTATCCTCTAGGTATATTTCTACAAAACAACTTAACGACGACAATGTAAGTACAATGGTACTCACAAGACTTATATAAACACTACATTTTGGTGGATGCATAGGGCTTAAATCAATTCTAAAGTTAATCATGTAATGAACAAATACATTTGGTCAGGTGACAATAGATAAATGATATTTTGGTGGATGCATAAGGCTTAAATCAGTTTTGAAGTTAATCATTTAATGAACAAATACATTTGGTCAAGTGACAATAAATAAATGACATAGCACCTATGGCTCCTAATTCAAGCACCAAGCATTTGTATAAATTGAAGTCAGTGGAAATAGGGTCGTTACAATATACGTACGTACGTGGGCAGTTACACAAAGCTTCAAACAACGCAAACAACTTAGAAATTccttaaaaacttttttttgaaaaaaaaaatccttaaAAACTTTCAAAATAATGGTCTGAACTGAATCATATCACCGTACTGTTTCGAACCAAATATATCTTTTCCAGAGCTGCAATGCTAAGAAGCAAGTGTTTACATCGTCAGAGAATTGCATCTGGTTAAAGTTTGTCAAAATTAGATCTCCAATGACGATCTCGCCCAACGACGTTTGTTGAACGCTACGCCTTTACTCACGTCCATTCAGGCATTCACCATGTATAAACACGTCGGAGCACAACATTAGCTCAATACAAAGCTATTGATCCCAATCGATTATTCTCGGCTTCATGTTGTCTTCACATTCAATCAGGCCAAGATACCAGAGGAAGAACAGAGGTGTTTCTTTTGCTTGCATTCAAAGAGAAACGACGAACgctagaagaagaagaagaagaagaagaagaagaagaagaagaagaagaagaagaagaagaagaagaagagaggctcgCAGTCGCAGGTCCCAATTAATAGCAACACCTACTGACCTACTGCAAACTGTAAACAACACCTCGATCTGATGAGCACCATGGACGCCTACAGCCTACAGGCCTACCACTACGACGTGCCTCTTTTTCTCAGCGGCAAAATCGTAATCCGCCGATACGATCGCCGGCACCCCGGCATGGGCCTGTTGGTCCTAAAGGCCGCCTGGGCTAAGGCCTAAAGGCCCATGTTGCCTTAGAAGGAccgcttatatatatatgttaaaaCAAAACAGAAGACAAGGGGAATATGGCTCAATTACAACTTTGATCCATAAGAGGCAACGAGTTCATGGGAATTTTGAATATTAAACTTTCAGTCTTCAATAATCTTTGGAAATACTATTAGCCCGATTTTTTACTTTATCTAATGTCACATGGTACTTGACCATCCTGCATAAAGTCTCTGAATTGATCAACCCAATCATAGAAGATTGAGATGAACAACTTGTGCGGGACACATTTTGGGTAGAAGATGCAAATATAATCCTATTCTTACCACTCTCTATGCAAAGGGAAGACTTCCCAGCATAGCATCCAAATCCAAAAGGAAATTTTTCTGTCAAATCTGCATTTACTTTATTAGGCACAAAGGTTAGGGATCACCAAAACAGTAGTGATGCTTCCTCCTCAGGTTCTGTAGGAAGTGGAATTGATTGGAGGAAAATATGGAGATTGGATGTTCCAAATAAAGTTAAAATGTTTGTATGGCGCATATTCTCTATAGGTGAAACTTAACATTGCACGAAGGGGAGTGGATCTAGACACTCTATGCCCAGTGTGTTCGAGGTTTGGTGAAGATTCAGGTCATATCTTTTTTAAAATGCAAGGAGGCAAGCCCATGGCTGACAGTTGCTAAACTTGGACAAAAGAATCATGCTGATGGGCGAAACTTCACCTAAAGTGATGTTGGAGAAAATTTGGGAATTTGACAATGATTGCCAATGCAAAATAATTTGGTTTTTGTGGTGTTGGTGGTCTGCACGTAATAAAGTAAATTCTGGCGAAAGGATGAAAACTGCAGAGGAAGTTGTTAATGATGTATGGGGAGACGCAGTTCATTTGGCCAAGCAACCTTCAATACTTCCTAATAAGTCAACGTGGAGAGCTTCACCTGAAGATATGCACAAAATTAATTGCGATGGGGCTTTTATCCCAGGTTGAACTAGTACtcggtgcaaaactttttggaactaaacaaggcctaggaaccACTTTGGTGAGGTAGTTGTGGCAGGAGCTGGTTTGGAAATTGTTTGTCAGCCCAACATGCTGAAGCGATTGCTTGTTTGGAGGGGCTAGAGCAGGCAGCTGCATTAGGAATGGATCGTATTATTTCGGAGACCGATGCAGGTACCGTTGCTAAGGCTTTGTCGGACCCAAGTACAGATAGATAAGTGATGGGAATTCCGATGGCAACCATATAAGTGATGCTGAAACTCAAATGTTTTATAGGTTCTCTGCATGTACTATTTCTCATATACTCAGAGTTTGTAATGCTGTAGCTGATACCCTGGCAACCATTGGCTTGAACTGTAGAGATGATCCTCCGATGTGGCAAGATCATGTACCAGAATCTATAACTTTGTTGGTAGCCGACGATTTAGCCGGATCACGTGACTAATGTAATTTTGTTTCCCCTTGACAAAAAAATCCTTCATGGCACAATGCCTGGGCAGACGGCTCATCGTGAAGTGATGCAGGGTTGATCCTCTGATGGCGACTACTCCCTTTGTCCACAAATAATAGACATCTCGCTTCCTAAGTTTGACTAgaaatatattaaataataatttataTCTACAAATGATGAtggttataaaaatatatttcatgttCAACCTAACGATACATATTACAAGTGATAAatattagtgtatatatatatatataattaaatttaaaaatatttgacttctctaaaaataaaatgtgcatttattttatttatggaTGGAGAGAGTACACGGTTCAGCCAGTGTGCTGCACCGCTTTGCAGCTAGTCGCGGCTATTGGTTCGGACAGGTCCGATGAGCCACGTGGCAATGATTGATCTAAGAGGACGCACACTAATAGATTTATAGccaagttaggccttgtttagttgcgaaaattttttggttttcggaactgtagcacttttatttttatttgacaaacattgtccaatcatgcagtaactaggtttaaaagatttatttcgcgatttacaggtaaactgtgtaattaatttttattttcgtctgtatttagttctccatgcatgtgtcgcaagattcgatgtgacggggaatcttgaaaagattttagtttttagggtgaactaaacaatgccttagtAGTATTTTAGAGCAGGttcataaaaaaaaacttagaGTTTATGTAGTAGTGCTTTCATAACTCTATCTTTTTATTCATAGAGTAGAGTTATATATGAAGCTAAATCTATTTGCCTAAAAAATAGATTGAGGTTCAAAAACACGAAGTGAAATGGTCCCAAGCACTCGCCACGACAAGCGATGAGAATCTTTGGAATCACAGTCATGAATGGAATTGGACGCTTCTCTGATTGCAATTGGCAATCGCCACTAGTCCACTTCGGGGGAGACGCCGACTCGTCCGCCGGAATATATACTCGTACCGGATCCACCCACCTGACAGCAACAGAGGTAGGTGACGCCGTTCCAATGGATCCGATGCGCCGGTGAATTCCAAAGGTCACGACTCACGCCAGCTACACGGGAGGCGACATGTCAAATGCAGCATGTGCACGATACCGGACACTGCCGGCGCGGCTTATGAGCGATGTGTCATGGGCAGCTTGGACATCTGACAACGGTATTTTGCTAGTAGGAAAATTCATTCGATATAAAATTTTGTAGCAGTAAAAAATCaaattaaaattaaaaaataataaacaatgcTGTCTAAATTTAAATCCGATGCGAATCCATCAGCGGTCAGGCTCAGGCGCATTTACTGGGGGGTAGCTCTCGGCCGCGCTGACTCCGCCAACTGGCCGGGCGGCGAGTGGCGGCAACAGAGAATCCACCGCGGCCGGACGGGACGGTCCCTGTCGCGCTCGCGCTCGCGCTCTGGCGCTGGCACTGACAGTGTCACGCGGTCCTCGAGAGGTGTTGCGCGGCGCAGGTGGCGGACGCCTGCACGGCCCAGTGAATCAGTCTGAGGGGACATCACGCCATCACGTGACGGCAGGGCGCCAGCGCACGTGCGTCCATGTGTCGGCCATGCGCGGAAGCGGGGGTGGCAGGGATTGCAGATGGAGCTGTCGCGATCAGCGCGTGGACGAAGGGCAGGGCTGTGCGGTGAGGATACCTCCCGTCGTCCCGCATGGGATCATCGACCGACGTGGGTACTGTACTCGTACGTGATGGAGCCCCAGGGCGGGCGGCGTGTGGTCCATTCCATGATCGGAGGAGTACTGGCCGCGCTTCTGCACGACCATACATACTCGCTCTGATCAATTTTTTAATTATCGCCGTTGATATGCGTGTGTTTGACTCGATTTGCAGAAAATACGTgtaacatttgtatctccaaataaattggTCAAAAAACTAAATTTAAATATCTTTCTaatattactaattatgtattataaatattaatactttttaatatataattgtcaACAGTTGTTTTTCGAAAAGCGCAATCGACAATTAAaaagagacggagggagtactctctttttttcttaaaaaaaaaaagaaaaaacaattcTAGCAATCTGGACACTAGCGCCTTGTTTatttccaaaaactttttggaactgtagcacttttgtttttgtttaagaaacattgtccaattatgaagtaattagacttaaaagattcatctcgcgatttacaagtaaattatataattagtttttattttcgtcaatatttagatttgatgtgacgggaaattttttttaaaaaaattgatttttaaggtgAACTTAACAAGGCCTAGGTACATCGAATtagaccttatttagttcatcttaaaaactaaaaactttttaaaaatactacaatatctaaaactaaaatattttcgaaagtaaacaagaccttacgTTTATTTTCGGAGGCAGTAACTCCTTAGCTCTGTAGCGTCAGCGACTCGGCGAGGTGTGTGCAAGACCGACTCAGCGAGGTGTGTgcaaggtcttgtttaggcgttgtttagtttactcaaaaaccaaaatttttttaaaattttccaccatatcaaatcttgtggcatatgcataaaatattaaatatagattaaaataaaACTGATTgcgcagtttgcctgtaaatcgcgagacaaatcttttaaatctagttactccatgattggataaagtttatcaaataaaaataaaagtgctacagtatcaaaatccaaaaaaattgatctaaacaaggccttaggccttattcagttggcaaaatcttgaaatttcggatgctgtaacactttcatttgtatttattaaatattgttgaatcatggactaactaagctcaaaagattcatcttaaaaattacagataaattgtgtaattagtttttgttttcgtctatatttaatgctccatgcacgtgctgcaagattcgatgtgacggggaatataaaatttttggcaaaactttttggaactaaacaaagccaattcactccaaaaaccaaaacttttcaaaatttttatcatatcgaatcttgtagcacatgcatagagtattaaatatagacaaaaaaaactaatttcacACAAAGTGGGGCCTGGCGCCATGTGGTTTCCTACACACAGCAGGACCGTTGCTGACTTGCCGTTGGGGTGGTTGTAAAACATATTGGACTTGATCCTAGAAGGAAAAGAGAAGGAGGAATCCTAATCCTAGTCCGTTTATATGTGGGCTCTTACCAAAACTCTTAGGCCTTGGCAGGACTATATATACGTGGGGGATCTATGTTGTAATCACCAATATTCAGAGAAATAAAGAATAGTCTCCCTATCTTGTGTCTATTTGTTCATCTACTTTCATCTACTATGTTGATCATGAGAGACGGAGAGGGAAAGGTCCCAACCGCTGGCAACATGTTTTATAATACGTTACTTGGATCAATTTTTAGGCTAAAGAATAAAGAAGCTagataataaaatagttttataaacTATGATATGTGCAAATCAGGAGGAGAACATCCTTGATTTCGTAGGAATGCTGAACATTCTTAAGTGCACTTTATGAATTCTAGCTCACTGCATATAATGTATAATAACCCCCATATCTAAATATGTGCGTGAATatttcatataaaattttatcATAGCATATATGAATGGGCCTCCACTTGTAGTTGGAGATATATGAATTTGAATTATTTTAAGCCCATCATAGGAAATTTCTTTTGAAGTATGCTATTAAAGATCTAATATTGGCATTAGGAGGACAGAAAGCCTATGTTGAATGCCAAATATTATTTCCATAGAAGGAAAATGATCTTAAGAGAAAATATTCCTTGAAGCTTGAAGCGGGAATAGTATCACGCACTAAATCAAACAATAGTTTGACTAATGCTCTTGTGAAGCATGAAGCAGAGCATATGCcagatattttttttaaaaaaaatgagagGAGTAACTTGAAGTTATAAACCAGAAGTTGTGTTTACTAGTAGTAAACTGAATGTGTATACTATGAAGCTAAAATCTACGGGAACGCCTATGGATTCTAGTTTAGTGTATACTTGTTAAATAAAATAAGAATAAACTTCTCCATTCTCATGAAGAGAACACCTCACGAAGAAGGTTAGGCACCTCATCAAGAGGATCATCGTGAAGATGAAATCCAACACAATAAGCGCGCACATCATAGTGTTGGGTATGCAGAACAATAAATTATCTC from Sorghum bicolor cultivar BTx623 chromosome 3, Sorghum_bicolor_NCBIv3, whole genome shotgun sequence encodes the following:
- the LOC8078487 gene encoding photosystem I reaction center subunit XI, chloroplastic produces the protein MATAYAPMASQVMKSSLQLHSKPRGLSGAALTTTRRPRFTVKAIQPEKATYQVVQPINGDPFIGSLETPVTSSPLVAWYLSNLPAYRTAVSPLLRGIEVGLAHGYLLVGPFALTGPLRNTPVHGQAGALGAAGLVAILSVCLTMYGVASFNEGEPSTAPTLTLTGRKKEADKLQTADGWSKFTGGFFFGGISGVLWAYFLLYVLDLPYYFK